The Mycolicibacterium aurum genome segment GCGACGGGGAGCACACCGGGCCGCCCGGCAACCGCCGACTGCACAGCCACCAGCACGGCGTCCTCGCCGCGTGGGGCCTCAGCCATGTCCTTGTCCCGAGCCCGGTTCCGAGCCGGAGGGCAACAACACGCTCTCCCACCTCTGTGTGCTCGTCATCGTCGGCAGCGCGGCGCGGTACACCTTGCGCATCCGGTTGAACTTGCGCGCCAGCAGCATCTGCCGCTTCACCGATTCGCGCAGGAGCTCGAACATCTTCTCCCGGTCGCGCTGCCGGTACACGACACCACGCCCGTCGGCAGTCGTCACGGTCACCCCGTCGACCCTGCTCAGCGAGAACCAGCGGGCATCCTGGGTGGCGACGTTGATCTGCGGCCGACGGTGGTGTTCGGGGTCGTGGGCCTTGAGCTGATGGACCACGCCACGGGCCAGACGCGTCGAGATCGCCACCGGATTGGTGGGGATGTTGACCTTCTTGCGCCACCGCTTGTCCGACGGCGGCGGCAACGTGGTGGCACCGGGCAGGACGACGGCGTCGGGGTACTCCTGGCGCAACTTTCGCACATCCGGCAGCGCCGACTCCAGGATCGTGAACAGGTTCTCGGGGCCGGCCAGGAAGTCGTCCATCGCCTTGTTCTGAATGGCGACGGTCGAATACTCAAGGCAGAGAAGATGTTTCAACGTCGCCTTCAGATGGCTCGCGAGCAGTCCGCGAACGTTGCCGTCCCAGTGCAGCGCCGCCACGACGAGGCGGTTACGCAGATGGAAGTACGCCTGCCAGTCGATGGCGTCGTCCTTGTCGCTCCACGCCATGTGCCAGATCGCGGCGCCGGGAAGCGTGACGGTGGGATAGCCGTGCTCGCCCGCGCGCAGCCCGTAGTCGGCGTCGTCCCATTTGATGAACAGCGGCAACGGCTGACCGAGCTCTTCGGCGACCTGGCGCGGGATCATGCACATCCACCAGCCGTTGTAGTCCACGTCGATGCGACGGTGCAGAAGCCGGCTGCGTTCGTGCTCTTCATCGCTGAGCGGGTACTTGGCGAAGTTGTGGTCGTACTCGGTGTTGACCGCGTTGGTCCACATGAAGTTCGTCGAGTCGACCATCTCGCCCATCACGTGCAGGTGCGAGGGCTCCTGCAGGTTGAGCATCTGGCCACCGACCAGGGTGGGCGTCTTGGCGAACCGGTTGAAGGCCAGCGCCCGCAGGATCGAGTCCGGTTCGACGCGGATGTCGTCGTCCATGAACAGGATCTGCTCACAGTCGGTGTTCTTCAGCGCTTCGTACATCACCCGGCTGTAGCCGCCGGATCCGCCGAGGTTGGGCTGGTTGTGAATGGTGAGCCGGTCGCCCAGCGCGGCCGCCGCGGCCTCGAAGCCAGGGTGGTCCTTGGCCTTCTGGGTGCCCTGATCGGAGACGATCACCGCGGTGATCACCTCGTCGACCAGCGGGTCCGAGGTCAGCGCGGCCAGCGCGTTGACCGCGTCCGACGGCCGGTTGAAGGTCGGGATGCCGATCGCGACGTGTGCACGTCCCGGTGCGGGGATCGGCGCGTACCAGCCCGCGTGGTGCAGTGTCGACTGCGCGTCGGTGGTGATGTCGAACCAGATCCAGCCGCCGTCCTCGAACGGGGTGAGCTCCACCTCGAATTCCAGCACCGCCGGAACGCCGTCCTCGGCGCTGGCGATCGGGGCCCCACCGACGGTGATGCGGGCTCCGGTGGCCTTGGACCGGTAGACGTCGACGCGGGCGCTGCCGGTGAGTTCGACGCGCAGCACGACCGATTCCAGGATCGACCAGCGACGCCAGTAACTGGCGGGGAACGCGTTGAAGTAGGTGGCGAAGGACACCTCGGACTCGGCGCCGATCTCCAGCGTGGTGCGGGTGGGCGCATGGGCCCTGCGGGCGTTGGTGTCCGATTCCTCTATATAGAGCTTGCGGACGTCGAGCGGCTCGCCGGGCCGCGGCAGGATGACGCGGGACAGGGGGCTGACCGCACGTGACGGTCCGGCATCCAGCGCGCCGGACGGGATGTCACTCATGCTCAACTGCTTTCTGTTTCGGGCTCGGCCAGCGGCACGCCGTCGCGCAGATGGGGCGCGAGGGTGTTGTCGTACATATTGAGCGCGCTGGCGATCGCCATGTGCATGTCCAGGTACTGGTAGGTGCCGAGGCGGCCGCCGAACAGTACCTTCGCCGACGCCGTCTCCGCCTTCGCCCGCGCCCGGTAGGAGGCGAGCACCGCACGGTCGGCATCGGTGTTGATCGGATAGTAGGGCTCGTCGTCGTTCTCGGCGAACCGCGAGTATTCGCGCATGATCACCGTCTTGTCCGTCGGATAGTCCCGCTCGGGGTGGAAGTGCCGGAACTCGTGGATGCGGGTGAAGGGCACGTCGGCGTCGTTGTAGTTCATCACGGGCGTGCCTTGGAAGTCCCCGCAGTCACTCAACACCTCGAGGTCGAAGTCCAGCGTGCGCCAGCCCAGGCGCCCCTCCGAGTAGTCGAAGTACCGGTCCAGCGGCCCGGTGTACACCACAGGAGCGTCCGGATTCTCCGCGCGCAGCTGGTCGCGGACGTCGAACCAGTCGGTGCTCAGCCGCACCTCGATGCGCTCGTCGGCGGCCATGTTCTCCAGCCACTTCGTGTAACCGTCGACCGGCAGGCCCTCGTAGGTGTCGTTGAAGTACCGATTGTCGAAGGTATAGCGCACCGGCAGACGGGTGATGTTGCTCGCGGGCAGAGTCTTCGGGTCGGTCTGCCACTGCTTGGCCGTGTAGTGCTTGACGAAGGCCTCGTAGAGCGGACGCCCGATCAGCGAGATCGCCTTCTCCTCGAGGTTCTGCGCGTCGGCCGTGTCGATCTCGCTGGACTGCTCCTTGATCAGCGCTCGCGCCTCGTCGGGGGTGAAGTAGCGGTTGAAGAACTGGCTCACCAGGCCGAGACCCATCGGGAACTGATAGGCCTGCCCGTTGTGCAGCGCGAAGACACGATGCTGGTAACCGGTGAACTCGGTGAACTGGCGCACGTAATCCCACACCCGCTGGTTACTGGTGTGGAAGAGGTGCGCGCCGTACTTGTGGATCTCGATGCCGGTCTGCGGCTCGGGCTCGGAGTACGCGTTCCCGCCGATGTGCGGACGACGGTCGACGACGAGGACGCGCTTGCCCAGTTGGGTCGCGGCCC includes the following:
- the glf gene encoding UDP-galactopyranose mutase, with protein sequence MNSEDPGVAARPHAGGFDLFVVGSGFFGLTIAERAATQLGKRVLVVDRRPHIGGNAYSEPEPQTGIEIHKYGAHLFHTSNQRVWDYVRQFTEFTGYQHRVFALHNGQAYQFPMGLGLVSQFFNRYFTPDEARALIKEQSSEIDTADAQNLEEKAISLIGRPLYEAFVKHYTAKQWQTDPKTLPASNITRLPVRYTFDNRYFNDTYEGLPVDGYTKWLENMAADERIEVRLSTDWFDVRDQLRAENPDAPVVYTGPLDRYFDYSEGRLGWRTLDFDLEVLSDCGDFQGTPVMNYNDADVPFTRIHEFRHFHPERDYPTDKTVIMREYSRFAENDDEPYYPINTDADRAVLASYRARAKAETASAKVLFGGRLGTYQYLDMHMAIASALNMYDNTLAPHLRDGVPLAEPETESS
- a CDS encoding glycosyltransferase; the encoded protein is MSDIPSGALDAGPSRAVSPLSRVILPRPGEPLDVRKLYIEESDTNARRAHAPTRTTLEIGAESEVSFATYFNAFPASYWRRWSILESVVLRVELTGSARVDVYRSKATGARITVGGAPIASAEDGVPAVLEFEVELTPFEDGGWIWFDITTDAQSTLHHAGWYAPIPAPGRAHVAIGIPTFNRPSDAVNALAALTSDPLVDEVITAVIVSDQGTQKAKDHPGFEAAAAALGDRLTIHNQPNLGGSGGYSRVMYEALKNTDCEQILFMDDDIRVEPDSILRALAFNRFAKTPTLVGGQMLNLQEPSHLHVMGEMVDSTNFMWTNAVNTEYDHNFAKYPLSDEEHERSRLLHRRIDVDYNGWWMCMIPRQVAEELGQPLPLFIKWDDADYGLRAGEHGYPTVTLPGAAIWHMAWSDKDDAIDWQAYFHLRNRLVVAALHWDGNVRGLLASHLKATLKHLLCLEYSTVAIQNKAMDDFLAGPENLFTILESALPDVRKLRQEYPDAVVLPGATTLPPPSDKRWRKKVNIPTNPVAISTRLARGVVHQLKAHDPEHHRRPQINVATQDARWFSLSRVDGVTVTTADGRGVVYRQRDREKMFELLRESVKRQMLLARKFNRMRKVYRAALPTMTSTQRWESVLLPSGSEPGSGQGHG